From the Actinopolymorpha singaporensis genome, the window TCGTTCGTGACACTGCGGAAATACCTCACGGTGTGATGGGTAACTCCTACTCTCGGTAGAACCTCCGAGAGAGAGGGGACCCTCCGTGTCCCGTCCGACCCCTTTGGTGCGCCGGCGCTCTGCGTACGTCGCGCTCGTGGTGGCCTGCCTCGCAGCGCTGCTCGGGTCCACCGCGACGCTGAGTCCCGACCTGCAGCGGGCGCAGGCACGCCCCGACGACGAAAAGCGCCGGGTCGAGCGCCAGCTGGACGACGCCAAGGGCGACCTCGACGAGTCCTCTGCCGGCCTGCGCTCGGCGACGTTCGCCCTGGCCCAGGCCCAGGCCCGGCTGCGGACGGCGCAGACCCGGCTGGCGACGGTTCGGGGTCAGCTCGCCGCCGCCAAGACGAAGGACGCCGCACTCGCTGCCGACCTGGGCCGGGCCCGTGCGGCGGTCGCACGGAGCAGATCGGAGCTGGCCCGGACCGAGTCGGGCGTGCGCACCCAGCGGAAGGAGATCGCGGCGTTCGCGGCCGCGGCGTACCAGCAGCCGGGCGTGAGCGAGCTCACCGCGGTGCTCACCAGCGAGACCACCGGTGAGCTGCTCGACCGGGCACAGCTGGTCACCAGCGTGTCCGACTCCCAGCAGGGTGCCCTGAACCGGCTGAACGCCGCCCGCGCCCAGTTGGCCGGCAGGCGAAGCGTGCTGGCCAACGCCGAGCGCGTGGTCTCCCGGAGACGGGACGCGGCCGCGGCCAACCTCGCCCGCGTTCGCGAGCTGGAGCAGCAGGCCGCGTCGACCGCCGCGTCGATCGGGAGCCTGGTCGCCGAGCGCAGGTCCGCCCGGGCCGCGGCCGAGCGGGCCAGGGCCGACGATCTGCGCCGCTACCAGGAGCTGGTCGCAGAGCGAAACCGCATCCAGGCGATGCTGGAGAAGCTGGCCCGCCAGGAGGCCAGGCAGGAACGCCAACGCCAGGAGCGTCAGCGGCAGGAGCAGCGCCAGAGGCGCCAGCGCGAGCGGAACGACAGCGGCCGCTCCCGTGGCGACAACGGCGGAGGCGGCTCCGGCGGCGACAACGGTGGCGGGGGCTCCGGTGGCGGGGGCTCCGGTGGCGGCGGAAACGGCGGCAGCACGTTGTCCCGGCCGGTTCAGGCCTCGATCACCTCGCCGTACGGCATGCGGC encodes:
- a CDS encoding M23 family metallopeptidase, which translates into the protein MSRPTPLVRRRSAYVALVVACLAALLGSTATLSPDLQRAQARPDDEKRRVERQLDDAKGDLDESSAGLRSATFALAQAQARLRTAQTRLATVRGQLAAAKTKDAALAADLGRARAAVARSRSELARTESGVRTQRKEIAAFAAAAYQQPGVSELTAVLTSETTGELLDRAQLVTSVSDSQQGALNRLNAARAQLAGRRSVLANAERVVSRRRDAAAANLARVRELEQQAASTAASIGSLVAERRSARAAAERARADDLRRYQELVAERNRIQAMLEKLARQEARQERQRQERQRQEQRQRRQRERNDSGRSRGDNGGGGSGGDNGGGGSGGGGSGGGGNGGSTLSRPVQASITSPYGMRLHPILHRWKLHDGTDFGAACGTPIHAAAGGRVIARYYNVAYGNRVLVSHGRMRGASIVTAYNHMSRYAVHVGERVSRGEVVGYVGTTGYSTGCHLHFMVYRNGSTTNPMKWL